From Streptomyces sp. NBC_00683, one genomic window encodes:
- a CDS encoding branched-chain amino acid ABC transporter permease — MTTFIELLLGGLSIGSVYALIALGFVVIFKATEVVNFAHASLLLAGGYVTAVLHDDIGFWPALGVGIAGAAVVGSAIEFFVMRRYRGSDHSVLAIVTIGVDILITTELVRRMGTEVMSLGDPWGDDVVTIGGVTLAETRIAAFVVAGLLITVFLLAFRYTSWGVSMRAAAENPQTAALMGIKLGRVSLSAWAVAGALAAVAALFLTVFPTPGLERATSFAALKAFPAAILGGLDSTTGALVGGLIVGVTESLATGYQSDLSFLGRGIGDLAPYLVMVVVLLIRPAGLFGTKELARV; from the coding sequence ATGACCACCTTCATCGAACTCCTCCTCGGCGGACTCTCCATCGGATCGGTCTACGCACTGATCGCGCTCGGCTTCGTCGTCATCTTCAAGGCCACCGAGGTCGTCAACTTCGCCCACGCCTCCCTCCTGCTGGCGGGCGGATACGTCACCGCCGTCCTCCACGACGACATCGGCTTCTGGCCGGCGCTCGGCGTCGGGATCGCGGGCGCCGCGGTCGTCGGCTCCGCCATCGAGTTCTTCGTGATGCGCCGCTACCGGGGCAGCGACCACAGCGTCCTGGCCATCGTCACCATCGGCGTCGACATCCTCATCACCACGGAACTCGTCCGGCGGATGGGCACCGAGGTCATGTCGCTCGGCGACCCGTGGGGGGACGACGTCGTCACCATCGGCGGTGTCACCCTGGCCGAGACCCGTATCGCGGCCTTCGTCGTCGCGGGGCTGCTCATCACGGTGTTCCTGCTCGCGTTCCGCTACACCTCGTGGGGCGTGTCGATGCGGGCCGCCGCCGAGAACCCGCAGACCGCGGCCCTGATGGGCATCAAGCTCGGCCGGGTGTCCCTCTCGGCCTGGGCGGTGGCCGGGGCACTCGCCGCGGTCGCCGCGCTCTTCCTCACCGTCTTCCCCACCCCGGGCCTCGAGCGGGCCACCTCCTTCGCCGCGCTCAAGGCGTTCCCGGCCGCGATCCTCGGCGGCCTCGACTCGACGACGGGTGCGCTGGTCGGAGGGCTCATCGTCGGAGTCACCGAGTCGCTCGCCACCGGCTACCAGAGCGATCTGTCCTTCCTGGGACGCGGCATCGGAGACCTCGCGCCCTATCTCGTGATGGTGGTCGTCCTGCTCATCCGGCCCGCGGGACTCTTCGGTACGAAGGAGCTGGCCCGTGTCTGA
- a CDS encoding branched-chain amino acid ABC transporter permease, which produces MSETVKDAGTPAEAGVPQAPVPPGPGKSLTGRLRHPRTYLWLAGSVLLLVFPFYLDRFWLQAGLFAMAAAIGAIGLNLLTGSTGQLSMGHAFFLAVGAYSYCILAGESSTENGHELSGLGLPTWLAAILAVLLAGAVGGLFSPIAGRLRGAYLGIATLALIFIGQHVLFNAGSLTGGFNGRAVPPLSLFGFTFDDTEVVVAAVPFQSSEKLWYVGLLALALSGLFARGVLRGRPGRALNAIRDHRIAAGVMGVPVAKYRAGVFVLSSMYAGLAGVLLALVFQRTVPEYFGMVLSLEYLAMIVIGGLGSVAGAVVGAAFVSLLPQVLTHYSDSLPLVSAPGTGGLTPGEASRYLYGAAVVAVVLFLPGGLTRLKNPGEKK; this is translated from the coding sequence GTGTCTGAAACCGTCAAGGACGCCGGGACGCCCGCCGAAGCCGGCGTCCCCCAGGCCCCCGTGCCGCCCGGCCCGGGGAAGTCGCTCACCGGAAGGCTGCGGCACCCCCGCACCTACCTGTGGCTCGCCGGCTCCGTCCTGCTCCTCGTGTTCCCGTTCTACCTGGACCGCTTCTGGCTCCAGGCCGGACTCTTCGCGATGGCTGCCGCGATCGGGGCGATCGGCCTCAACCTGCTCACCGGCAGCACCGGCCAGCTCTCCATGGGCCACGCCTTCTTCCTCGCCGTGGGGGCGTACAGCTACTGCATCCTGGCCGGCGAGAGCAGCACCGAGAACGGCCACGAACTCTCCGGCCTGGGCCTGCCCACCTGGCTCGCCGCGATCCTCGCCGTCCTGCTGGCGGGCGCGGTGGGCGGACTGTTCAGCCCGATCGCGGGCCGGCTGCGCGGCGCGTACCTCGGTATCGCCACGCTCGCGCTGATCTTCATCGGCCAGCACGTGCTGTTCAACGCGGGCTCCCTCACCGGCGGGTTCAACGGCCGTGCGGTGCCCCCGCTCTCGCTGTTCGGGTTCACCTTCGACGACACCGAGGTGGTCGTCGCCGCGGTGCCCTTCCAGTCCTCCGAGAAGCTCTGGTACGTGGGACTGCTCGCCCTCGCCCTGAGCGGGCTCTTCGCCCGCGGGGTGCTGCGCGGCAGGCCCGGCCGGGCGCTCAACGCCATCCGCGACCACCGGATCGCCGCAGGCGTGATGGGCGTGCCGGTGGCCAAGTACCGGGCGGGGGTCTTCGTCCTCTCCTCGATGTACGCGGGCCTCGCGGGTGTCCTGCTCGCGCTGGTCTTCCAGCGGACCGTGCCCGAGTACTTCGGCATGGTCCTGTCCCTCGAGTACCTCGCCATGATCGTCATCGGCGGGCTCGGCAGTGTCGCGGGGGCCGTCGTCGGCGCCGCGTTCGTGTCACTGCTCCCGCAGGTGCTCACCCACTACAGCGACTCCCTGCCCCTGGTGTCCGCCCCCGGTACGGGCGGACTCACACCGGGTGAGGCGTCCCGCTATCTGTACGGCGCCGCGGTGGTCGCGGTGGTCCTGTTCCTGCCCGGCGGCCTTACGCGTCTGAAGAATCCAGGGGAGAAGAAATGA
- a CDS encoding discoidin domain-containing protein, with product MTSPPGRRLLRRSLSASLSLALAAVGTAAAVVMAGAPSAQAAGVPAPSPVGIPGRGATVPFTEQEAEYAATNGALIGPDRLYGSLPSEASGRQAVTLDSAGEYVEFTLTAPANAMSFRYSLPDNSAGTGRDASIDVRVNGSSLKSVPVTSKYGWYYGGYPFNNNPGDTNPHHFYDETRTMFGSTLAAGTKVRLQVTSTAASPSFTIDLADFEQVGAPIGKPSGALDVVGDFGADPTGNTDSTAKFQAAVDAGRTQGREVYIPQGTFQVNDHIVVDKVTLRGAGPWYSVLTGRHPTDRSKAVGVYGKYAAQGGSSNVTLKDFAIIGDIRERVDNDQVNAIGGAMSNSVVDNVWMQHTKCGAWMDGPMDNFTIRNSRILDQTADGVNFHYGVTNSTVTNTFVRNTGDDGLAMWAENIPNVKNKFTFNTVILPILANNIVTYGGKDITISDNVMSDTITNGGGLHIANRYPGVNSGQGTAVSGTHTAARNTLIRTGNNDFNWRFGVGAIWFSGLNEPISNATINITDSEILDSSYAAIHLIEGASNGLHFDNIKIDGAGTYALQIQSPGTASFNKVVATHIAQSNPIHNCVGSGFQITQGSGNSGWYANPPACTGVWPDPVWTNGGVPGSGGPTDPPDPTDPPDPTDPPEETGNLAQGRTVTETSHVDVYGAGNAVDGNANSYWESRNNAFPQSVTVDLGAAKAVKRLVLKLPPAAAWATRTQTVGVTGSTDNSTYNSLKASAGYTFNPSTGNTATITLPGTSTRYLRLTFTGNTGWPAAQLSELEAYTS from the coding sequence GTGACCTCACCACCTGGACGACGCCTGCTCAGGCGCTCCCTGTCCGCATCCCTCTCCCTGGCCCTCGCCGCCGTCGGCACCGCTGCCGCCGTCGTGATGGCCGGCGCACCGTCCGCCCAGGCCGCCGGTGTCCCCGCACCGTCGCCCGTCGGGATACCCGGCCGGGGCGCCACCGTTCCTTTCACGGAACAGGAAGCCGAGTACGCCGCCACCAACGGCGCGCTCATCGGCCCCGACCGGCTGTACGGTTCGCTGCCCTCGGAGGCATCGGGCCGGCAGGCCGTCACGCTCGACTCGGCGGGTGAGTACGTGGAGTTCACCCTCACGGCCCCCGCGAACGCGATGTCCTTCCGCTACTCACTGCCGGACAACTCCGCCGGGACGGGCCGGGACGCCTCGATCGACGTACGGGTGAACGGCTCCTCGCTCAAGAGCGTGCCGGTGACCTCGAAGTACGGCTGGTACTACGGCGGTTACCCCTTCAACAACAACCCGGGCGACACCAACCCGCACCACTTCTACGACGAGACCCGCACCATGTTCGGGTCCACGCTGGCCGCCGGTACGAAGGTCCGGCTCCAGGTGACCTCCACCGCGGCCTCCCCCTCCTTCACGATCGACCTGGCGGACTTCGAGCAGGTCGGCGCGCCGATCGGCAAGCCCTCCGGCGCCCTGGACGTGGTGGGTGACTTCGGTGCCGACCCGACAGGCAACACCGATTCCACCGCGAAGTTCCAGGCGGCCGTCGACGCGGGCCGCACCCAGGGCAGGGAGGTGTACATCCCGCAGGGAACCTTCCAGGTCAACGACCACATCGTCGTCGACAAGGTGACGCTGCGGGGTGCCGGTCCCTGGTACAGCGTGCTGACCGGACGCCACCCCACGGACCGGAGCAAGGCTGTCGGTGTCTACGGCAAGTACGCCGCCCAGGGCGGCAGCAGCAACGTCACACTAAAGGACTTCGCCATCATCGGCGACATCCGCGAGCGGGTGGACAACGACCAGGTCAACGCCATCGGCGGGGCCATGTCGAACTCGGTCGTCGACAACGTCTGGATGCAGCACACCAAGTGCGGCGCCTGGATGGACGGCCCGATGGACAACTTCACCATCAGGAACAGCCGGATCCTCGACCAGACCGCGGACGGCGTCAACTTCCACTACGGCGTCACGAACTCCACCGTGACGAACACCTTCGTCCGCAACACCGGTGACGACGGCCTGGCCATGTGGGCGGAGAACATCCCGAACGTGAAGAACAAGTTCACGTTCAACACCGTGATCCTGCCGATCCTCGCCAACAACATCGTGACCTACGGCGGCAAGGACATCACGATCTCCGACAACGTCATGTCGGACACCATCACCAACGGCGGCGGACTGCACATCGCCAACCGCTATCCGGGCGTCAACTCCGGTCAGGGCACCGCGGTGTCGGGCACGCACACGGCCGCCCGCAACACCCTGATCCGCACCGGCAACAACGACTTCAACTGGCGCTTCGGCGTCGGTGCGATCTGGTTCAGCGGTCTCAACGAGCCGATCAGCAACGCCACGATCAACATCACCGACAGCGAGATCCTGGACAGTTCCTACGCCGCGATCCACCTGATCGAGGGCGCGTCCAACGGGCTGCACTTCGACAACATCAAGATCGACGGCGCCGGTACGTACGCCCTGCAGATCCAGTCGCCGGGCACCGCCTCGTTCAACAAGGTCGTCGCCACCCACATCGCCCAGTCCAACCCGATCCACAACTGCGTCGGCAGCGGCTTCCAGATCACCCAGGGCAGCGGCAACTCCGGCTGGTACGCGAACCCGCCCGCCTGCACCGGTGTCTGGCCGGACCCGGTGTGGACGAACGGCGGGGTGCCCGGGAGCGGCGGTCCCACGGACCCGCCCGACCCGACCGACCCCCCGGACCCGACGGACCCGCCCGAGGAGACGGGCAACCTCGCCCAGGGACGTACGGTCACCGAGACCAGTCACGTGGACGTGTACGGCGCGGGCAACGCGGTGGACGGCAACGCCAACAGCTACTGGGAGAGCCGTAACAACGCCTTTCCGCAGTCCGTCACCGTGGACCTCGGTGCCGCCAAGGCCGTCAAGCGGCTGGTGCTGAAACTGCCGCCGGCCGCCGCCTGGGCGACCCGCACGCAGACCGTCGGCGTCACGGGCAGCACCGACAACTCCACGTACAACTCGCTCAAGGCTTCGGCGGGTTACACCTTCAACCCGTCGACCGGCAACACCGCGACCATCACCCTGCCGGGGACGTCGACCCGCTACCTGCGGCTGACCTTCACCGGTAACACGGGCTGGCCGGCGGCCCAGCTCTCCGAACTGGAGGCCTACACCAGCTGA
- a CDS encoding glycoside hydrolase family 5 protein, producing the protein MRKRLGAAVAAAVTATAVLMTLSGPVAAQAATGSPPATAAVPAPHATAAAGTGKDWLHTEGNRIVDEQGNRVWLTGANWFGFNATERVFHGLWSANLETVTRQMAERGINIVRVPISTRLLLEWKDGRAAVSSAVNTWANPELKDRTTLQVFDAFLALSEKYGIKVMLDVHSAEADNSGHVHPVWWKGAITTEQFYSAWEWVTARYRTNDTLVAMDIKNEPHGKQSDSPRAKWDSSTDQDNFKYTCETAGRRILAINPDVLVLCEGIEIYPKDGANWSSTSATDYHNMWWGGNLRGVQDHPVDLGAQQDQLVYSPHDYGPLVYQQPWFQGEWSRTTLERDVWDPNWLFVHKTGTAPLLIGEWGGFLDNGPNQKWMTALRDLIVENGIHQTFWCLNPNSGDTGGLLNHDWTTWDEAKYALLKPALWQSGGKFVSLDHQVRLGGATATTGISLGDLYGG; encoded by the coding sequence ATGAGAAAGCGCCTGGGCGCGGCGGTCGCCGCAGCCGTCACAGCGACCGCCGTTCTGATGACGCTGTCGGGCCCGGTCGCCGCGCAGGCGGCGACGGGCTCACCCCCGGCAACCGCGGCGGTCCCCGCCCCGCACGCGACGGCCGCTGCCGGCACCGGCAAGGACTGGCTGCACACCGAGGGCAACCGGATCGTCGACGAGCAGGGCAACCGGGTCTGGCTGACCGGCGCCAACTGGTTCGGCTTCAACGCCACCGAACGCGTCTTCCACGGACTGTGGTCCGCGAATCTGGAGACGGTCACCCGGCAGATGGCGGAGCGGGGCATCAACATCGTCCGCGTGCCGATCTCCACCCGGCTCCTGCTGGAGTGGAAGGACGGCCGGGCCGCTGTCTCCAGCGCGGTCAACACCTGGGCGAACCCGGAGCTCAAGGACAGAACGACCCTCCAGGTGTTCGACGCCTTCCTCGCCCTGTCGGAGAAGTACGGCATCAAGGTGATGCTCGACGTGCACAGCGCGGAGGCCGACAACTCCGGCCATGTGCACCCCGTGTGGTGGAAGGGGGCGATCACCACCGAGCAGTTCTACTCCGCCTGGGAGTGGGTGACCGCCCGCTACCGCACCAACGACACCCTCGTGGCGATGGACATCAAGAACGAGCCGCACGGCAAGCAGTCCGACAGCCCGCGGGCGAAGTGGGACAGCTCCACCGACCAGGACAACTTCAAGTACACCTGCGAGACCGCGGGCAGGCGCATCCTCGCGATCAACCCCGACGTCCTCGTCCTGTGCGAGGGCATCGAGATCTATCCCAAGGACGGCGCCAACTGGTCCTCCACCTCCGCGACCGACTACCACAACATGTGGTGGGGCGGGAACCTGCGGGGCGTCCAGGACCACCCGGTCGACCTGGGTGCCCAGCAGGACCAGCTCGTCTACTCGCCGCACGACTACGGGCCGCTGGTCTACCAACAGCCCTGGTTCCAGGGCGAATGGAGCCGCACGACCCTGGAGCGCGACGTCTGGGACCCGAACTGGCTCTTCGTGCACAAGACCGGCACCGCACCCCTGCTCATCGGCGAATGGGGCGGCTTCCTCGACAACGGCCCGAACCAGAAGTGGATGACGGCACTGCGCGACCTCATCGTCGAGAACGGGATCCACCAGACCTTCTGGTGCCTCAACCCCAACTCCGGTGACACGGGCGGGCTGCTGAACCACGACTGGACGACGTGGGACGAAGCCAAGTACGCCCTGCTCAAGCCGGCGCTCTGGCAGTCGGGCGGCAAGTTCGTCAGCCTCGACCACCAGGTCAGGCTCGGCGGCGCGACCGCCACCAC
- a CDS encoding ABC transporter ATP-binding protein, with translation MVRVTTAPATTAPVTAPAALAVRDVTVRFAGLTALDAVSFTVEPGSVHAVIGPNGAGKSTTFNVLSGVYRATSGTVHLGSTELTGLAPHKIAGLGVARTFQNLALPPHATVADSLLLGRHRLTRAGFLASGLRLPSAAREARRHRERVREIAEFIGLDKELERPAGALPYGKQKLVELGRALCMEPQVLLLDEPIAGMTADERRRVAAVVADVRDSLGISIVLVEHDMGVVMRLADAVTVLDFGRRIAGGTPAEVQNDPAVVQAYLGTQE, from the coding sequence GCCCCCGTCACCGCCCCGGCCGCACTCGCCGTGCGCGACGTGACCGTACGCTTCGCCGGACTCACCGCCCTCGACGCGGTCTCGTTCACCGTCGAACCCGGCAGTGTGCACGCCGTCATCGGACCCAACGGCGCCGGCAAGTCCACCACCTTCAACGTGCTCTCCGGCGTCTACCGCGCCACCTCCGGCACGGTGCACCTCGGCTCGACCGAACTCACCGGCCTCGCCCCGCACAAGATCGCCGGACTCGGAGTCGCCCGCACCTTCCAGAACCTGGCGCTGCCCCCGCACGCCACCGTCGCCGACAGCCTGCTGCTCGGCCGGCACCGCCTCACCCGCGCCGGCTTCCTCGCCAGCGGACTGCGGCTGCCCTCGGCGGCCCGCGAAGCGCGGCGACACCGCGAACGGGTCCGCGAGATCGCCGAGTTCATCGGCCTGGACAAGGAGCTGGAGCGGCCCGCCGGTGCGCTCCCGTACGGGAAGCAGAAGCTCGTGGAGCTCGGCCGTGCGCTCTGCATGGAGCCGCAGGTGCTGCTGCTCGACGAGCCCATCGCCGGCATGACGGCCGACGAACGCCGTCGCGTCGCGGCCGTCGTCGCGGACGTACGCGACAGCCTCGGCATCTCCATCGTGCTCGTCGAACACGACATGGGCGTGGTGATGCGGCTCGCGGACGCCGTGACCGTACTCGACTTCGGACGCAGGATCGCGGGCGGCACCCCCGCCGAGGTCCAGAACGATCCGGCCGTCGTCCAGGCCTACTTGGGGACACAGGAATGA
- a CDS encoding ABC transporter substrate-binding protein has protein sequence MKMRVYGAVLAALTLTLVGCSEKAGKGDAAGTDKSGVKTGEGVTDSKITLGALTDMTGVYASLGKSVTQAQQLWVKETNAAGGICDRQIELTVRDHGYDPQKAIAAYTELEPNVLGFAQFIGSPFVAAVEQRIDGQDKGIVLPQAWSANLLGSKYVRVIGATYDVETINLVDFLLDEKRVAKGDKIGHVYFEGDYGENALAGSKYAAKEAGLTVVEQKIKPTDNDMTAQVSALKQAGVKAIVISAGPRQAASLVGVAAATGFNVPVVGNNSAYAPQLLATQAGPALQKDYYIGSSTLPIGDAAAGPSKLSKAYKAQYPKDGLDNGVVAGYNAAAVFGEALKKACESKDLTREGVDKALLTIKGFGSDFGISHDFTDPAAPSTNQTVIMKPDAKTPGGLKVVRPAEVSTAAEGFASKS, from the coding sequence ATGAAAATGCGTGTGTACGGAGCGGTCCTTGCGGCGCTCACCCTCACCCTCGTCGGGTGCAGCGAGAAGGCCGGGAAGGGGGACGCCGCCGGTACGGACAAGAGCGGCGTGAAGACCGGCGAAGGGGTCACCGACTCCAAGATCACCCTCGGCGCCCTCACCGACATGACGGGGGTGTACGCCTCGCTCGGCAAGAGCGTCACCCAGGCCCAGCAGCTGTGGGTGAAGGAGACCAACGCCGCGGGCGGCATCTGCGACCGGCAGATCGAACTGACGGTCCGCGACCACGGCTACGACCCGCAGAAGGCCATCGCGGCCTACACGGAGCTGGAGCCGAACGTGCTGGGCTTCGCCCAGTTCATCGGTTCCCCGTTCGTCGCCGCCGTCGAGCAGCGCATCGACGGCCAGGACAAGGGCATCGTCCTGCCGCAGGCCTGGTCGGCGAACCTCCTCGGCTCCAAGTACGTCCGGGTCATCGGCGCCACGTACGACGTCGAGACGATCAACCTGGTCGACTTCCTGCTCGACGAGAAGCGCGTCGCCAAGGGCGATAAGATCGGTCACGTCTACTTCGAGGGCGACTACGGCGAGAACGCCCTGGCCGGCTCCAAGTACGCGGCCAAGGAGGCGGGCCTCACCGTCGTCGAGCAGAAGATCAAGCCGACCGACAACGACATGACCGCCCAGGTCTCCGCGCTGAAGCAGGCGGGCGTCAAGGCGATCGTGATCAGCGCCGGACCGCGCCAGGCGGCCTCACTGGTCGGCGTCGCCGCCGCCACGGGCTTCAACGTCCCCGTCGTGGGCAACAACTCGGCCTACGCGCCGCAGCTCCTGGCGACCCAGGCGGGCCCGGCCCTGCAGAAGGACTACTACATCGGTTCCTCCACCCTGCCGATCGGCGACGCGGCGGCCGGCCCGTCCAAGCTCTCCAAGGCGTACAAGGCCCAGTACCCGAAGGACGGCCTCGACAACGGAGTCGTCGCCGGATACAACGCGGCGGCCGTCTTCGGGGAGGCACTGAAGAAGGCCTGTGAGTCCAAGGACCTGACCCGCGAGGGTGTCGACAAGGCCCTGCTCACCATCAAGGGCTTCGGCAGCGACTTCGGGATCTCGCACGACTTCACCGACCCCGCGGCCCCGTCGACCAACCAGACCGTCATCATGAAGCCGGATGCCAAGACCCCCGGTGGTCTCAAGGTGGTCCGCCCGGCCGAGGTGTCGACGGCCGCGGAGGGCTTCGCGTCCAAGTCCTGA